Proteins from one Lepidochelys kempii isolate rLepKem1 chromosome 6, rLepKem1.hap2, whole genome shotgun sequence genomic window:
- the SNAP23 gene encoding synaptosomal-associated protein 23, translating to MTELSPEEIQLRAHQVTDESLESTRRILGLAIESQDAGIKTITRLDEQGEQLSRIEEGMDQINKDMREAEKTLTELNKCCGLCVCPCNRTKNFESGKSYKSTWGDGVENSTAHVVSSQPGRVTNNQPQTTGGASGGYITRITNDAREEEMDENLTQVGNILGNLKNLALDMGNEIDSQNKQIDRINEKADTNKDRIEQANARAKKLIN from the exons ATGACTGAACTGTCACCTGAAGAAATTCAATTGAGGGCCCACCAAGTCACTGATGAG TCTTTGGAAAGCACAAGGAGGATTCTTGGCCTGGCTATTGAG tcCCAGGATGCAGGAATCAAGACTATCACCAGGCTGGATGAACAAGGAG AACAACTAAGCCGGATAGAAGAAGGCATGGACCAAATAAACAAGGACATGAGAGAAGCTGAAAAGACCTTGACAGAGCTCAACAAGTGTTGTGGCCTCTGTGTCTGTCCTTGCAACAG AACAAAGAACTTTGAGTCTGGTAAGTCATACAAGTCAACCTGGGGTGATGGTGTGGAGAACTCAACAGCCCATGTTGTATCCAGCCAGCCAGGACGTGTAACAAATAATCAGCCACAGACCACTGGAGGAGCAAGTGGGGGATATATTACACG GATAACAAACGATGCCAGAGAGGAGGAGATGGATGAAAATCTCACTCAGGTGGGAAATATCCTGGGGAACTTGAAAAACCTGGCCTTGGATATGGGCAATGAGATTGATTCACAAAACAAGCAAATAGACCGGATAAATGAGAAG